In one Thermococcus celericrescens genomic region, the following are encoded:
- a CDS encoding ABC transporter ATP-binding protein, with protein sequence MPVIEVENVRKYYGEVRGVDGLSFSVEEGEIYGFLGPNGAGKTTTVKILVKIIKDYTGDVRVLGKDLREWGKDYYNRIGVSFEFPAVYSRLTALENLEFFASFYKRHLDPMEALKMVELDKEADQLVAGFSKGMKKKLDLARALLPDPEILFLDEPLEGLDPASARRIKDLLLEMRENGKTIFLTTHNMYVANELCDRVAFIVDGSVRLVDNPGELKVKMGKRLVKVEYVASGDVRTAEFPLEGIGRNEEFLNILRNYDVRRVNTEEPTLEEIFLKVTGRRLV encoded by the coding sequence ATGCCCGTCATTGAGGTTGAGAACGTTAGGAAGTACTACGGCGAAGTTAGGGGCGTTGATGGGCTGAGCTTCTCCGTCGAAGAGGGCGAGATCTACGGCTTTTTGGGGCCGAACGGTGCCGGAAAGACGACCACCGTCAAAATCCTCGTGAAGATCATAAAGGACTACACCGGGGACGTCAGGGTTCTCGGGAAAGACCTCCGGGAGTGGGGTAAGGACTACTACAACAGAATCGGCGTCTCCTTCGAGTTTCCTGCCGTTTACTCCCGCCTAACTGCCCTCGAAAACCTTGAGTTCTTCGCGAGCTTTTACAAGAGACACCTCGACCCGATGGAAGCCCTCAAGATGGTGGAGCTCGACAAGGAAGCTGATCAGCTCGTTGCCGGCTTCTCCAAGGGCATGAAGAAAAAACTCGATCTGGCAAGGGCTCTGCTCCCGGATCCGGAAATCCTCTTCCTTGACGAGCCCCTCGAAGGCCTCGACCCGGCGAGCGCGAGGAGGATAAAGGATCTGCTCCTTGAGATGAGAGAGAATGGAAAGACGATTTTTCTCACCACGCACAACATGTACGTGGCCAATGAACTCTGTGACAGGGTTGCCTTCATCGTTGACGGCTCCGTTAGGCTCGTGGACAACCCGGGCGAGCTCAAGGTCAAAATGGGGAAGAGACTCGTGAAGGTCGAGTATGTGGCCAGCGGTGATGTGAGGACCGCCGAGTTCCCGCTCGAGGGCATAGGCCGTAACGAGGAGTTCCTGAACATCTTGAGGAACTACGATGTGAGAAGGGTCAACACGGAGGAGCCGACCCTGGAGGAGATATTCCTCAAAGTGACCGGGAGGAGGCTCGTATGA
- a CDS encoding fluoroquinolone export ABC transporter permease subunit, translating into MIGELVKLDLKVGTRGYVYPIYLLVALAYGLMVMAFPEGYHSLVVPIFLLLEPGLVGFMFVGTVIFAEKKDGTIGALAVTPLDWRSYILAKTLLMALVSLLAGALIFVLGTRSLDGLPYVLAGTLLVSAVYTLLGIAVSAKYRDLDDYFVPLLGVMALSLLPFAHYHSYLTGEIWKVLYAVPSYPAIYFFSAPFGGVSAENLLWSALGLMVWGVVAYYLARVRFYRYAVEGLR; encoded by the coding sequence ATGATAGGCGAGCTGGTGAAGCTCGACTTAAAGGTCGGAACGAGGGGCTACGTCTACCCGATATACCTGCTGGTGGCTTTAGCCTACGGTCTCATGGTCATGGCGTTTCCTGAGGGGTATCATTCACTTGTGGTTCCCATATTCCTCCTCCTGGAACCGGGTCTAGTTGGCTTCATGTTCGTCGGCACAGTCATCTTCGCGGAGAAGAAGGATGGAACGATAGGCGCCTTGGCAGTCACACCGCTCGACTGGAGGAGCTACATCCTCGCCAAAACGCTCCTCATGGCGCTGGTTTCCCTCCTCGCGGGGGCGCTTATATTTGTCCTTGGAACCCGCTCCCTTGACGGGCTGCCCTACGTCCTGGCCGGCACGTTGCTGGTTTCAGCCGTTTATACCCTCCTAGGAATCGCGGTCTCCGCCAAATACCGCGACCTGGACGACTATTTCGTCCCCCTCCTCGGGGTCATGGCCCTTTCCCTTCTCCCCTTTGCCCACTACCACAGCTATTTAACGGGCGAGATATGGAAGGTTCTCTATGCCGTCCCCAGTTATCCTGCCATCTACTTCTTCAGCGCCCCCTTCGGAGGGGTTTCGGCGGAAAACCTCCTGTGGTCGGCGCTTGGTCTGATGGTGTGGGGTGTCGTGGCGTATTACCTCGCAAGGGTTCGCTTTTACAGGTACGCGGTGGAGGGATTGAGATGA
- a CDS encoding ABC transporter permease — MSFVRKFAAIYRTDLKLLRRDPMLLYSVAMTLILLFVVRYFKDRMGELYYGIALFVLIFLPMIFGMIPGFMMADEKEEKTVQALQVIPISSEAFLVYRLTWASLVTAVFAVIAPGILGLEISWKGVLALVVLFLLEVWIYGLIITVFADSRMQALTVSKVIGWLLILPVAIKLVVLWRDLSTDWSKLTAFLPTYWTYRVFEGIALADYGDFPVAVVVHLAWLVPLVVLFRRRVL; from the coding sequence ATGAGCTTTGTGCGAAAATTCGCTGCCATATACAGGACCGACCTCAAACTGCTCCGCAGGGACCCGATGCTCCTCTACAGCGTTGCCATGACGCTGATTCTGCTCTTCGTCGTCCGCTACTTCAAAGACCGCATGGGGGAGCTCTACTACGGGATAGCTCTCTTCGTCCTGATATTCCTTCCCATGATATTCGGCATGATTCCGGGCTTCATGATGGCCGACGAGAAGGAGGAGAAGACGGTTCAGGCTTTACAGGTCATACCGATTTCCAGCGAGGCGTTTCTGGTTTACCGTCTTACATGGGCTTCGCTGGTGACTGCGGTCTTTGCGGTAATAGCACCGGGCATCCTGGGCCTGGAGATTTCCTGGAAGGGAGTTCTGGCTCTGGTGGTTCTCTTCCTGCTGGAGGTCTGGATTTACGGATTAATCATCACCGTCTTCGCCGACTCACGGATGCAGGCACTTACGGTCTCCAAGGTCATCGGCTGGCTCCTGATCCTGCCGGTGGCGATAAAGCTCGTTGTCCTCTGGAGGGATCTCTCAACGGACTGGAGCAAGCTTACAGCCTTCCTGCCAACGTACTGGACGTACAGGGTCTTCGAGGGCATAGCCTTGGCCGATTACGGTGACTTTCCGGTGGCGGTGGTTGTTCACTTAGCGTGGCTCGTTCCGCTCGTGGTGCTGTTTAGAAGGAGAGTGCTTTGA